The genomic stretch AGAACCCGTGGCGGCGGCGCTACCGCGACCCTGGGCGGCTCGCGGACGCGTGCGCCCTGAAGCCCGCCGACCGCGTGCTGGAGGCCGGCTGCGGCTCGGGGCTGTTCACGCCCGCCCTGGCGGCCCGCGCCGGGCACGTGACCGCCCTGGACGCCGACCCGCGCTATTTGGCGCACGCGGCGCGCCGGACGGCCGGCGCGGCGAACGTGACCGCCGTGCACGGCGACCTCGCCGCGCTGCCCCTGCCGGACGCGAGCGTGGACGTGGTCGTGCTCGTGTCGGTGCTGACGGAGGTGCCGCGCCCGGTGGACGCCCTGCGCGAGTGCGCGCGCGTGCTGCGGCCCGGCGGGCGCATCGTGGTGGGCGAGGAACTGTTCGCGCCGGAGTACGTGCGGGCGGGCACGGTGGACGCGTGGGCGCGCAGCGCAGGCCTGGAACGGGTGGCGCGGCAGGGCGGCGCGTGGGCGTACCTGCACACCTACGCGCCGCCCCACTCCTGGCGCTGACCGGCCCGCCCGGCGCGCGGGCAAGTGGCCCTCGCCCCGCCGGGCCCACGCGCGTACACTCCGCGCATGACGGCCTCCCCGACCCGCGACGTGCTGCTCACCTGCCCGCTCGACTGCCCGGACGCGTGCCGCCTGAAGGTCACGGTGGGCCGTGACACGCCGGACGGCCCCGAGCGGATGCTGAAGGTCACGGGGGACGCCGCGCACCCGGTCACGAGGGGCTTCGCGTGCGTGAAGACCGTGCACTACCCCGCCCGCGCCAACCACCCCGAGCGGCCCCTGTTCCCCCTGCGGCGCGTGAACCCCAAGACGGACGCCGAGCCGGTGTGGGAGCGCGTGACGTGGGACGCCGCCCTGGACGACATCGCCGCCCGCCTGCGGACGCTGCTGGACACGCGCGGCCCTTCAAGCATCCTGCGCTACACGTACGCGGGCACCATGGGCCTGATGGAGGGGCACCACGCGCACGCCCTGTTCCGCGCGCTGGGCACGCCGGAACTCGACGAGACGATCTGCGCGTCGGCGGGCACGGCCGCGTGGACGATGGGCTACGGCACCCGCTACGGCGTCGACCCGCACGACGTGGCGCACGCGCGGCTGATCGTGCTGTGGGGCATCAATTCCCTCAGCACCAACAGCCACCTGACGCCGCACCTGACGGCGGCGCGGAAGGCCGGCGCGCGGATCGTCTGCGTCGACCCGTACCGCAACCGCACGGCGGCGTTCGCGGACGAGCACCTGAAGATCGTGCCCGGCACGGACGCGGCCCTCGCGCTGGGCGTGATGCACGAGCTGTTCGCGCACGGCTGGACGGACGTGGCCTACATCGCGGAGGCCACGCAGGGCGTCGAGGAACTGCGGCAGGCCGCCGCCGAATGGACGCCCGAACGCACCGCGTCCGTCACCGGCCTGGACGCCGAGACCGTCCGCGCGTTCGCCCGCGCCATCGGCACCACGCGGCCCACCTACATCCGCGTGGGGTACGGCATGACGCGGCACGAGACGGGCGGCACGAATCTGCGCGCCGTCACGCTGATTCCCGCCCTGACCGGCGACTGGCGACACCGGGGCGGCGGCTGCACCCTGAGCACCAGCGGGGCGTTCAAGCTCAACCGCACGCGGCTGGGCGCGCAGCACCTCCTGCCCGCAGACGTGCCGCACGTGAACATGAACGAACTGGCGACCGCCCTGCGCCCCGAGGGGGATTTTGGCGCGGCGTTCCTGTACAACTGCAACCCCGCCGTCGTCGCGCCCGACAGCGCCCGCGTCCGCGCCGGCCTCCAGCGCCAAGACCTGCTGGTGGTCGTGCTGGAACAGGCCATGACCGACACCGCCCGCCTCGCCGACTACGTGCTGCCCGCCACCACCTTCGCCGAGCACCCCGACCTGTACACCAGCTACGGACACCACTGGCTGGGCCACAACCCCCAGGCCATCGACGCGCCCGGCGAGACCCGCCCGAACTCGTGGGTGTTCCAGCAGCTCGCGCGCCGCCTGGGCGTCACCGACCCCAGCGTGTACTGGACGGTGGACGAGCTGATGGCCGAGCTGCTGAATACCGACCACCCGCACCTGCACGGCATCACGCCCGAACGCCTGAAGGCCGAGGGCAGCGTGCCGCTCACCCTCCCGGACGACTTCCAGCCGTACGCGCACGGCGCGGAGACGCCCAGCGGGAAGGTGCAGCTCTCGCCCGCGCCCACGTACGTCCCGCCCGTTGCCACGCTGAACGCCGAATACCCCATCCGGCTGCTCACGCCGCCCGCGCACCACTTCCTGAACAGCACCTACGGCACCCTGGACAACCTGAACCGCGCCGAGGGCACCGAACCGCACGTCATGATCCACCCCGCCGACGCCGCCGCCTACGCCCTGGAGGACGGAGCCCACGCCACCCTGACCAGCGAGATCGGCACCGTGCAGCGCCGCGTCCGCGTGACCGATGCGGTGCAGCCCGGCGTGGCCGTGCTGGAAGGGACGTGGTGGGGCCTCAGCGCCCCCGACGGCGAGAGCATCAACGCCATCACCGCCCAGACCCTGACCGACCTGGGCGGCGGGAGCACGTTCCACAACACGCGGATACGGGTGGAGCCGAAGACCTAAACGCATTTTTATCTTTCCAGGTCGGCGTTTTTCGTGTCAAGCCCCAATGTTGCATGGGCAGATTTGGCAATACCGATACGTACATTCGCGTAACATCAACACACAAGATGCCGAAGCTACAGCGAGGACAGACTGCAAATGTGACCCCAGACGTTTTGATCTGGGCACGTGAGCGGTCACGCCTTGATGTAGAAGCCGTCGCGCATCTCCTACGCGTCGATGCTAATTTGGTTGAACAGTGGGAAAACGGGTCATCTCGACCTACAGTGCCGCAGGCCCGTAAATTAGCCGAAATATACAAAAGACCTGTTGCTGTCTTTTTCTTGTCATCTCCACCGAAAGATTTTTCAGTTATTGAGGAATATAGAGTTCACCGGCTCAGTGAGAATGAATCGGCCTCAAAAGCTCTATCTCTTGAATTGCAATCAGCGCAAGAAACTAGAGATAATCTCATAGATATCGCCGATGAGAAAGGAGATGAGTTTTTACCATTTAAGCTAACATCCAATTTGGATCATAGTATTGTAGATACAGCCGTCAAAATAAGATCTCAAATGGGAATCAGCAGATCTGAGCAGATAAATTGGAAGTCAACAGATATTGCTTTGCGACATTGGATTAATTCGGTTGAAAATCTTGATGTTTTAGTTTTCCAATCGAGCAAGTTCGATGTACGAGAGGCACGAGGATTTTCAATCTTTAATGAGATTCTACCAATAATTCTCCTTAACGGAAAAGATGCTCCTGCTGGAAAGATATTCACACTTATACATGAATTAGTTCATTTATCCTTGGTTAAGGATAATAGAAACATCATTGAATATGTTAACCAAGATGGAAACAAGGGCAAGACACAGGATAAAAAAATAGAAGAATTCTGTGATAACGTAGCAAGTGAAATCATTCTTCCGCAAGAAATGTTTGCAAAATACATTTCAGATTCTAGACAGACAATTGATCTAGCTTTTATATCTACTATAGCGCGGCATTTTTCGGTGAGTAGGGATATGGTTCTTCTAAGACTAAGAAGGCACCATTACATCACTTTCGATAAGTACTTAGAGCTAAAAAACTCTCTTGACAAAGAATATGAAGCGATCAGATTAGCCAAGATAGAAAAATCTAAGAGCTCTCCAGGGGCTGCTCCGCCTCATTATATGACCTTACGCGACCTGGGGATAACTTATACTCGCGTAGTCTTGGAGGCGTTGAATGAATCAGTTATATCAGCTAGCACGGCTTCTGGATTATTAAGACTAAAAACTAAGCACTTCGATAAACTTTCCGACGCGTTGATGGATAGAATGACCCAGGTGGCGTCATAATGGCTTACTGCTTGGACAGCAGTTCTCTAATACACGCATGGAGCCGGACATACCCGATTGAGCATTTCCCTAGTTTATGGGCTAACATTAAAAATGGTATAGATTCAGGGTTGATTTTTGTATGTAGAGACGTACTCCTAGAGTTGGAAAAGAAAGATGATGGTCTCCACGATTGGCTCAAACAAAACCTCACCGAGTCTCAAATGCTAGATTTAGATGGAGAAGTTCAGAACCAATTAAGAATCATATTGGCAGACTACCCTAAATTTGTAGAAAGTAGGGGCATCAGAAATGGAGCAGACCCGATAGTAATAGCCACAAGTAAGGCGCATGATTTGACAGTGGTCAGCGAAGAGCAACTCTCTTTGGATGGAAAACGAGTAAAAATTCCCAACGTCTGCCAAGACATTGGGGTTAACTGTATCAACTTCATGACCTTAATTAAGGAGGTGAAGCTGAGGATTTAGACCCTACCCCACCGCCCGTCTCACCAGCTCCGTGATCCTCTGCTCCCCGTCCGCGCTCAGTTCCGTCAGCGCGTAGGACGTGGGCCACATCAGCCCGTCGTCCAGTTTCGCCTGGTCGCTGAAGCCCAGCGTGGCGTACCGCGCGCCGAATTTCTTCGCGTCCTGGTAGAAGCACACGACCTTGCCGTCCTGCGCGTACGCAGGCATGCCGTACCACAGCCGGGGCACCAGCCCGGGCGCGGCGGCGGTGATGATGCGGTGCAGCGCCTCGCCCAGCGCGCGGTCGGGCCCGGTCATCTTGGCCAGCCGGGCCAGGACGGCCTGCTCGCCCTCCTCGCGGGTGGCGGCGTGTTTCGCCTCGGCCTTCGCCTCGCGGGCGCGTTCCCTCATGGCGGCGCGTTCCTCGGCGCTGAAGGCGGGGGTGGCGGCCTTGCGGGTCACGACCGCACCTCCTGAATGCGGATGAGGTTCCCGGCGGGGTCGCGCACGGCGCAGTCGCGGACGCCGTACGGCTGATCCATGGGCTCCTGCACGACGTCCACCGTGCCGGTCTGCACCCGCTCGAAGGTGGCGTCGAGGTCGGGTGTGGCGAGGAGCAGCGTGGCGTAGGTACCCTTGGCCATCATCTCGGCGACCGTGCGGCGCTCCGTGTCGCTCAGGCCGGGCGTGGCGTCGGGCGGGTACAGGACGACGCTGGTGCCGGGCTGCCCGGCGGGGCCGACGGTGATCCAGTGCCGGCCGCCGTACTCGACGTCGCTGCGCACCTCGAAGCCCAGGGTGTCGCGGTAGAACGCCAGGGTGGCGGCGGGGTCGGTGTGCGGCAGAAAGCTGGAGTGGATGGAGAGGGTCATGCCGTCAGTGTTCACCACGGGCGGGGGCGGGCGCTTCTCGATTCCTGACGGGCCGCGTGACCTGCCGCTCCACGCACGCGGGCAGGCCCGAGGGCGAGCCGGCGTGCAGGGCACGGTACGCGCTGGGGCTCACGCCGACGAGTTCCGTAAAGCGCGTGCTAAAGGTGCCCAGTGACGCGCATCCGACGTCGAAGCACACGTCCGTGACGCTGCGGTCGCCCCGGCGCAGCAGGGCCATGGCCCGCTCGATGCGCCGCGTCATGAGGTACGCGTACGGGGGCTCGCCGTACGCCCGGCGGAACAGCCGGCTCAGGTGCCCGGCCGACATGTTCACCCCGGCGGCGAGCGCCTCCACGTCCAGCGGCCGCGCGTACTCCCGGTCGATCCGATCCCGCACCCGCCGCAGCCGGGCGAGGTCATGCAGGGAGAGCGGAGATTCCAGCGCTTTGGGTGACGTCATGAAGTCGGCCTCCACTGAAATGATATCCACATTTTACGCCTGGAGCAAATCCATGGGGCCGGCTCGCGGCCCATGTGTACTGGGAGGGCAGGACAACCGGGTGACGATGGCGTCTACGCATGGCCCCCTCACCCCCCGCCGCTGCGCGGCTCCTCCCTCTCCCGCAAGGGGAGAGGGAAAAAAGCCGAAGCATCCACCCTGCCCCGAACCGAATGCCATCGCATGTGGCCCCATCCGCTCAGGGGCGGCCCTTCGCTCCTCTTGCTCCGTCAACGTAGACTTATCCGCTCATGGGCGCGAAGCGCGCGGGCGGTGACGGCGTAAACGCCCAGGGCAGGTACGCCGCCTCCGCAGCTCCGAGAACAAGGCCACCAGCGAACCTCGCCGCGCACTTTGCCCAGCGCAGCGCCGCTCCCCCTGCCCCTCTGCTGCGCAGCTCTACGAGTCCGGGGTAGGGGGCTGGGGAGTGGGGAAGCCCGCCGCAGGCGCACCCCATCACGCTAGCCTCCCTTCATGACCAAGACCCTCCTCGTCACCGGCGGCAGCCGAGGCATCGGTGCGGCGACCGCCACCCTCGCAGCCCAGGCGGGCTACGCGGTGGCCCTCTCCTACCGCCGGGATGCGGCCGCGGCGGCCGAGGTGGTGCGCGGGATCGAGGCGGTGGGCGGCCGGGCGCTGGCGGTGCGGGCGGACGTGGGCGTGGAGGCGGATGTGGCGCGGCTGTTCGAGGCGGTGCGGGTGGAGCTGGGCCCGCTGTCGGCGCTGGTGAACAACGCGGGGACGCTGGAGAGACAGGGGCGTGTGGACGAGCTGGACGCGGCCCGCCTGACGCGCATCCTGACGACGAACGTGATCGGGTCGTTCCTGTGCGCGGGCGCGGCGGTGCGGGCCATGTCGATGCGGTATGGCGGGGCGGGGGGCGTGATCGTGAACGTGTCGTCGCGGGCGGCGGTGCTGGGGTCGGGCGGGGAGTACGTGGATTACGCGGCGTCGAAGGGCGCGGTGGACACGCTGACGGTGGGGCTGGCGCGGGAGGTGGCGGCGGAGGGCATCCGTGTGTGCGGGGTTCGGCCGGGCGTGATCGACACGGACATCCACGCGCTGGGCGGCGAGCCGGGGCGGGTGACGCGCGTGGCCCCGGGCATTCCCCTGGGGCGGGGCGGCACGGCGCATGAGGTGGCGGAGGCGATCGTGTGGCTGCTGTCGCCGGGGGCGTCGTATGTGACGGGCACGCTGCTGGACGTGAGCGGCGGACGTTAACGGGCCTTGAGTCCGGTCATTCCCGCACCGGGCCGCCCCGACCTACCGTGGACGCCGGATGACCGTGACCGCCACCGACCGCTCCACCCCTGCGCCCACCCCGGCGGCCGTGCCGGCTCCTGCCGCGCGTGTGGTGGCGATCGATGTGTTCCGTGGACTGGCGATCCTGGCCGTCGTGGTTCACCATCTGGCCGGCATGGGTGTGCGCTACGCGCCCGAGGGGAGCGCCGTGGCGACCGCGCTGGCGATCCTGAACCGCTCCCTGCTGTTCGTGGTGCCCGCCTTCGTGTTCATGACGGCGCTGGTGCTGACCCGCTCGGCGCTGCGTCACTTCGACGCGGGGCGCTACTACCGGGCCCGCGCGAAGACGGCGCTGCTGCCATACCTGCTGTGGACGGTGCTGTATGTGCTGTTCCGCTTTGCCACCGGACAGGAGGACGCCGCCGAGTGGAGCGACCCGGCTCGCTGGGTCACCTGGGTGCAGTACGGCAAGGGCTATTACCACCTGTACTTCCTGCTGGTGGTGCTGCAGTTCTATGTGGTGCTGCCGCTGCTGCTGCCGCTGTGGCGGCGGCGCTGGCCGCTGTGGGGCGTGGTGGCGGCGGCCGCTGCGCTGCAACTCGCGGTGTACGGCCTGAACCGCGTGGGCGTGCTGGACTTCGCGTTCCCGGCCACCATGGCCGTGTGGTACATCCCGGCACTGACCCTGGGCATGTACTTCGGTGCGAACGACGGGATGTTCGAAACGCTGTGGGCGCGTGGGCGCGGCTGGATCGTGGGCGCGGCGGTGCTGGGGCTGGCGTGGTTCCTGCCACTGTCGCTGGCCGCGCTGCAGGAGGAACCGGTGAACACGCTGGCCTTCAGTGCGGCGAACTGGGTCTACACGGCCGCGGCGGTGCTGGCGCTGTTCGGCGCGTCGCTGGCGCTGGCCGGCGTGGGCGGCCGGGCGGTGCCGGCACTGACGGCCCTGGGCGCCATCAGCCTGCAGGTCTACCTGCTGCACCCGGCGCTGCTGTACCTCATGGAGCAGTGGGGCTTTCCCGGGCACCCGGCGCTGTTCACGCTGACGCTGCTTGCTTACGGGGTGGCTGCACTGGTGATCCCGGTGCTGATCGCGCGGGCGCTGGCCGGCACCGCGGTGTCCCGCTGGCTGTTTGGCCGTTAGCTCCGTGACAGGCGGGCTCTGCTACGCTCAGGGGAATGAAGCGCGTGGTCTTTCCGCTCCTGCTGGGAGCTGTGCTGGTGTCTCCTGCGGCCCTGACCGCGCTGCCCATCTCCCCCACCACGCCACCCGAGAGTGCGCCGGTGCCGCCCTCCCTGGTGAGTCCAGTGCCTGACCCGGCCGCCCCCATCCGGCTGCCGCACCCCCTGGGAGACGCCTTCCTGCTCCCGCCGGTCGCGTGTACGCCGACGTGCCCGCTGGTGGTCGTGTCGCACTCGCGCGGTATGACGGCCGACCTGAGCCTGACCCGGCCCCACCTGATGGCCCTGTATGCCCGCCTCCAGAACGCCGGATATGCGGTGCTGGTCAGCAACGATGCCGGGCCGACCACGTGGGGCGCCCCACAGGCCCTGACGTATTTGGGCGACATGCATGCCCGCGCCACCCGCCTGTTTCCCTTCGACGGGCACACCTTCAACTTCGGGTACTCCATGGGGGGGCTGCCCGCCCTGCTCACGGCGTATGCCGGCGTGTACCCGGTCTCCGGCGTGATGCTGCTCGACGCCCAGGTGGATCTCCACGACGTGTGGCGCGGCGGTAACGCCACCTTCATGGCCGACATCGCCGCCGCGCATGGCCTGAGGCCGGCCGATCCGCTGCCCCCCGGCCGGGATCCGGCCCGCGACTATCCCGGGGCCGGATCGGCCCTGCCGGTGCTGGTGGCGGGCAGCGACGCCGACTCGGCCGTGTCGTTCGCCCGCAATGGCATGGCGCTGTACGCCGCGAACACGTCGCCCGAGAGCCGTCTGCTGCGGCTGGCCGGGCCCCACCTGGGCGGCACCCACTTCGGCCCGGCGCTGGTCGATCCGATGCTGGACTTCCTGAGCCGCGTACGGGCCACGCAGCTGACTCCAGGCGCGACCACGCCCCACCGCACGCCGTAGCATCGGTGTCCGGGCCGTCCCCCACCGTGCAGGAGGTCTGGGTCGAGCATCCCCAGGGCCGCCTGTACACCCGCAGCTGGACTCCGGCCGGTGCCACCCTGGGCACCCCGGCGCCCATCCTGCTGGTTCACGACTCCCTGGGTTCCGTCGAGCTGTGGCGTGACTTTCCAGAGGCGCTGTGTGCGGCAACCGGCCGTCGGGTCATCGCCTACGACCGGCTGGGGTTCGGCCGCTCCAGCCCCCGGCAGGGCCCCCTGCCCCCCGATTTCATCGCCGACGAGGCCCGGACGACCGTGCCGCTGCTGCGGGCCCAGCTGGGCCTGGAGACCCTGATCGCGCTGGGCCATAGCGTGGGGGGCGGCATGGCCGTGCACTGCGCCGCGCAGTGGCCGCAGGCGTGCGTGGGACTCGTCACGGAGTCGGCGCAGGTCGTTGCCGAGGAACAGACGCTGGATGGGATCCGCCACGCGCAGCAGCAGTTCCGGCAGGCCGGGCAGCGTGAGCGCCTCGCGCGCTACCACGGCGACCGGGCCGACTGGGTGCTGGACGCCTGGATCCGCACGTGGCTGGACCCGGCATTCGCGTCGTGGTCGCTGGCCTCCGTGCTGCCGCAGGTGGGCTGCCCGGTGCTGGCCATCCACGGCTCGGACGACGAGTTCGGCTCGCGCCGTCATCCGGAGCTGATCGCGGCCCTGTGCCGTGGCCCGGTTCAGGTCGAGATCATCGAGGGGGCCCACCACGTCCCGCACCGCGAAGACCCGGAGCGGATCGTGGCCCTGATCGCCGGCTTCGTGGCGGCGCTTCCGTGACGTGGGGGCCCGGCGCGCTCAGCCCGTCACCATCTCCTTCCAGCCGTCCACGTCCTCGCCCACGGTGAGCACCTTGCCACCACGCACCAGTGGCAGCCTCAGCAGTTCCGGCGTCTCGATGACTTTGGCGATGATCCCGTCCTCGGTGGTGCGCAGGTACGCGAGGTTGCTGCGCTCGTAGGCCTTGCCCTCCAGATCGAGCAGGGCGGTCAGGCCGAACTTCTGCACGAAGCGGGTCAGCTCGCCCCGGGCGATCGGCCGCTCGTGCAGATCCACGAAATGGATCTTCACCTTGCGTTCCTTGAAGAAGCGCTCGGCCGCGCGGGTCTCCCTGCTCTTGCGCGTGCCGAACACCTGCACCTGAAGGTCGGACATGGGGGAAGTGTAGCGGGCACGGGCGTGGGAATTTGGCCGCAAGAATCCGGTCACGGCCCCGCCGCACGGCGCGTAGCCTGCGGACATGACACACGCACCGACGACCGACGATGAGCGCTGGCACGCTGTCCTCGCGCACGACGCGCGGGCGGATGGCGCGTTCTGGTACGGCGTGACGTCCACCGGGATCTACTGCCGGCCCGGCTGCCCGTCGCGTCGCCCGAGGCGCGAGCACGTCAGCTTCCACGCCTCGCCGGACGCGGCGCAGGCCGCCGGGTTCCGGGCCTGTAAGCGCTGCACGCCGGAGCGCGTGGACGCCGCGGCGCGCGCGGTGGCACAGGGCCAGCACCTGCTCGACACCGCCGAGACCGCGCCGACGCTGGCCGACCTGGCTGCTGCCACCGGCCTGAGCCCCTTTCATCTGCAGCGCGTGTTCACGGCGCGCGTGGGTGTGAGCCCCAAGCAGTACGCGCTGCGGCGGCGCACGGAGCGCCTCAAGGAGGCACTGACCATGACCCCCACCGTCACGACCGCCCTGTACGCCGCGGGACACGACTCGCCCGCCACCGTGTATGCGCCTGCCACCGACCAGCTGGGTATGACCCCCGGCGCGTACCGCCGTGGCGGGCAGGGGCAGACCATC from Deinococcus sp. AB2017081 encodes the following:
- a CDS encoding iron chaperone, with amino-acid sequence MTRKAATPAFSAEERAAMRERAREAKAEAKHAATREEGEQAVLARLAKMTGPDRALGEALHRIITAAAPGLVPRLWYGMPAYAQDGKVVCFYQDAKKFGARYATLGFSDQAKLDDGLMWPTSYALTELSADGEQRITELVRRAVG
- a CDS encoding acyltransferase — translated: MTVTATDRSTPAPTPAAVPAPAARVVAIDVFRGLAILAVVVHHLAGMGVRYAPEGSAVATALAILNRSLLFVVPAFVFMTALVLTRSALRHFDAGRYYRARAKTALLPYLLWTVLYVLFRFATGQEDAAEWSDPARWVTWVQYGKGYYHLYFLLVVLQFYVVLPLLLPLWRRRWPLWGVVAAAAALQLAVYGLNRVGVLDFAFPATMAVWYIPALTLGMYFGANDGMFETLWARGRGWIVGAAVLGLAWFLPLSLAALQEEPVNTLAFSAANWVYTAAAVLALFGASLALAGVGGRAVPALTALGAISLQVYLLHPALLYLMEQWGFPGHPALFTLTLLAYGVAALVIPVLIARALAGTAVSRWLFGR
- a CDS encoding molybdopterin oxidoreductase family protein — translated: MTASPTRDVLLTCPLDCPDACRLKVTVGRDTPDGPERMLKVTGDAAHPVTRGFACVKTVHYPARANHPERPLFPLRRVNPKTDAEPVWERVTWDAALDDIAARLRTLLDTRGPSSILRYTYAGTMGLMEGHHAHALFRALGTPELDETICASAGTAAWTMGYGTRYGVDPHDVAHARLIVLWGINSLSTNSHLTPHLTAARKAGARIVCVDPYRNRTAAFADEHLKIVPGTDAALALGVMHELFAHGWTDVAYIAEATQGVEELRQAAAEWTPERTASVTGLDAETVRAFARAIGTTRPTYIRVGYGMTRHETGGTNLRAVTLIPALTGDWRHRGGGCTLSTSGAFKLNRTRLGAQHLLPADVPHVNMNELATALRPEGDFGAAFLYNCNPAVVAPDSARVRAGLQRQDLLVVVLEQAMTDTARLADYVLPATTFAEHPDLYTSYGHHWLGHNPQAIDAPGETRPNSWVFQQLARRLGVTDPSVYWTVDELMAELLNTDHPHLHGITPERLKAEGSVPLTLPDDFQPYAHGAETPSGKVQLSPAPTYVPPVATLNAEYPIRLLTPPAHHFLNSTYGTLDNLNRAEGTEPHVMIHPADAAAYALEDGAHATLTSEIGTVQRRVRVTDAVQPGVAVLEGTWWGLSAPDGESINAITAQTLTDLGGGSTFHNTRIRVEPKT
- a CDS encoding helix-turn-helix transcriptional regulator — translated: MTSPKALESPLSLHDLARLRRVRDRIDREYARPLDVEALAAGVNMSAGHLSRLFRRAYGEPPYAYLMTRRIERAMALLRRGDRSVTDVCFDVGCASLGTFSTRFTELVGVSPSAYRALHAGSPSGLPACVERQVTRPVRNREAPAPARGEH
- a CDS encoding XRE family transcriptional regulator; this encodes MTPDVLIWARERSRLDVEAVAHLLRVDANLVEQWENGSSRPTVPQARKLAEIYKRPVAVFFLSSPPKDFSVIEEYRVHRLSENESASKALSLELQSAQETRDNLIDIADEKGDEFLPFKLTSNLDHSIVDTAVKIRSQMGISRSEQINWKSTDIALRHWINSVENLDVLVFQSSKFDVREARGFSIFNEILPIILLNGKDAPAGKIFTLIHELVHLSLVKDNRNIIEYVNQDGNKGKTQDKKIEEFCDNVASEIILPQEMFAKYISDSRQTIDLAFISTIARHFSVSRDMVLLRLRRHHYITFDKYLELKNSLDKEYEAIRLAKIEKSKSSPGAAPPHYMTLRDLGITYTRVVLEALNESVISASTASGLLRLKTKHFDKLSDALMDRMTQVAS
- a CDS encoding ArsC/Spx/MgsR family protein — its product is MSDLQVQVFGTRKSRETRAAERFFKERKVKIHFVDLHERPIARGELTRFVQKFGLTALLDLEGKAYERSNLAYLRTTEDGIIAKVIETPELLRLPLVRGGKVLTVGEDVDGWKEMVTG
- a CDS encoding alpha/beta fold hydrolase, yielding MSGPSPTVQEVWVEHPQGRLYTRSWTPAGATLGTPAPILLVHDSLGSVELWRDFPEALCAATGRRVIAYDRLGFGRSSPRQGPLPPDFIADEARTTVPLLRAQLGLETLIALGHSVGGGMAVHCAAQWPQACVGLVTESAQVVAEEQTLDGIRHAQQQFRQAGQRERLARYHGDRADWVLDAWIRTWLDPAFASWSLASVLPQVGCPVLAIHGSDDEFGSRRHPELIAALCRGPVQVEIIEGAHHVPHREDPERIVALIAGFVAALP
- a CDS encoding DUF4411 family protein, with product MAYCLDSSSLIHAWSRTYPIEHFPSLWANIKNGIDSGLIFVCRDVLLELEKKDDGLHDWLKQNLTESQMLDLDGEVQNQLRIILADYPKFVESRGIRNGADPIVIATSKAHDLTVVSEEQLSLDGKRVKIPNVCQDIGVNCINFMTLIKEVKLRI
- a CDS encoding class I SAM-dependent methyltransferase — its product is MTAAPAARPLLPRAARVVLAGLTLAHVALRVWVRARPRPIPYGWAWLLENPWRRRYRDPGRLADACALKPADRVLEAGCGSGLFTPALAARAGHVTALDADPRYLAHAARRTAGAANVTAVHGDLAALPLPDASVDVVVLVSVLTEVPRPVDALRECARVLRPGGRIVVGEELFAPEYVRAGTVDAWARSAGLERVARQGGAWAYLHTYAPPHSWR
- a CDS encoding VOC family protein, whose translation is MTLSIHSSFLPHTDPAATLAFYRDTLGFEVRSDVEYGGRHWITVGPAGQPGTSVVLYPPDATPGLSDTERRTVAEMMAKGTYATLLLATPDLDATFERVQTGTVDVVQEPMDQPYGVRDCAVRDPAGNLIRIQEVRS
- a CDS encoding SDR family oxidoreductase; translated protein: MTKTLLVTGGSRGIGAATATLAAQAGYAVALSYRRDAAAAAEVVRGIEAVGGRALAVRADVGVEADVARLFEAVRVELGPLSALVNNAGTLERQGRVDELDAARLTRILTTNVIGSFLCAGAAVRAMSMRYGGAGGVIVNVSSRAAVLGSGGEYVDYAASKGAVDTLTVGLAREVAAEGIRVCGVRPGVIDTDIHALGGEPGRVTRVAPGIPLGRGGTAHEVAEAIVWLLSPGASYVTGTLLDVSGGR
- a CDS encoding alpha/beta hydrolase is translated as MKRVVFPLLLGAVLVSPAALTALPISPTTPPESAPVPPSLVSPVPDPAAPIRLPHPLGDAFLLPPVACTPTCPLVVVSHSRGMTADLSLTRPHLMALYARLQNAGYAVLVSNDAGPTTWGAPQALTYLGDMHARATRLFPFDGHTFNFGYSMGGLPALLTAYAGVYPVSGVMLLDAQVDLHDVWRGGNATFMADIAAAHGLRPADPLPPGRDPARDYPGAGSALPVLVAGSDADSAVSFARNGMALYAANTSPESRLLRLAGPHLGGTHFGPALVDPMLDFLSRVRATQLTPGATTPHRTP
- the ada gene encoding bifunctional DNA-binding transcriptional regulator/O6-methylguanine-DNA methyltransferase Ada — protein: MTHAPTTDDERWHAVLAHDARADGAFWYGVTSTGIYCRPGCPSRRPRREHVSFHASPDAAQAAGFRACKRCTPERVDAAARAVAQGQHLLDTAETAPTLADLAAATGLSPFHLQRVFTARVGVSPKQYALRRRTERLKEALTMTPTVTTALYAAGHDSPATVYAPATDQLGMTPGAYRRGGQGQTIHYAVTDSVLGPMLVAATPRGLCAVRFGEPGALVMELRAEYPRAELVEDAAVLAPSIAGVHAHLAGRARPLATDVPGTDFQRRVWAALQTIARGETRTYAQLAEMIGQPSAVRAVARACATNPVGVVVPCHRIVPRGGGQGGYRWGPERKAQLLALEAEAR